In Topomyia yanbarensis strain Yona2022 chromosome 2, ASM3024719v1, whole genome shotgun sequence, one DNA window encodes the following:
- the LOC131683294 gene encoding NADH dehydrogenase [ubiquinone] 1 alpha subcomplex subunit 7-like isoform X2: MSKITRRDISPLLQELRNFLLGRRHTNALRFEDGISARTQPSPNLPEGPHHKLAANYYVVRDARREVAPPINLTSQKLLSEKRYRIHHLLL; the protein is encoded by the exons ATGTCGAAGATAACCAGAAGGGATATTTCTCCGTTGCTCCAGGAgcttcgaaattttttattggGT AGAAGACACACAAATGCTTTACGGTTTGAGGACGGCATTTCAGCTAGAACACAACCTTCACCAAATCTTCCCGAAGGACCTCATCATAA GCTAGCGGCTAACTACTACGTTGTTCGCGATGCTCGTCGTGAAGTAGCGCCACCAATTAATCTTACCTCACAGAAATTACTTAGTGAGAAGAG ATACAGAATTCATCACCTTTTGCTATAA
- the LOC131683294 gene encoding NADH dehydrogenase [ubiquinone] 1 alpha subcomplex subunit 7-like isoform X3, with protein sequence MSKITRRDISPLLQELRNFLLGRRHTNALRFEDGISARTQPSPNLPEGPHHKLAANYYVVRDARREVAPPINLTSQKLLSEKSIIL encoded by the exons ATGTCGAAGATAACCAGAAGGGATATTTCTCCGTTGCTCCAGGAgcttcgaaattttttattggGT AGAAGACACACAAATGCTTTACGGTTTGAGGACGGCATTTCAGCTAGAACACAACCTTCACCAAATCTTCCCGAAGGACCTCATCATAA GCTAGCGGCTAACTACTACGTTGTTCGCGATGCTCGTCGTGAAGTAGCGCCACCAATTAATCTTACCTCACAGAAATTACTTAGTGAGAAGAG TATTATACTCTAG
- the LOC131683295 gene encoding uncharacterized protein LOC131683295, whose product MMDFFDNFIEIGCADGQLEFWEETTGNFKGIYEAENIHNNGVTNIKLAGDKVIVARLSGRIDSLRLETYTQGCRWGLRLHMGEPTYAPVRQEALVYFSNPSTALPAQHNASEEELRCILEFHQQGYR is encoded by the exons ATGATGGActtttttgataatttcatagagattgggTGTGCAGATGGGCAGTTGGAGTTCTGGGAGGAAACGACTGGTAACTTTAAG GGTATATATGAAGCCGAAAACATCCACAACAATGGGGTAACTAACATAAAGCTCGCCGGTGACAAAGTGATAGTCGCACGGTTGAGTGGACGAATCGATTCTCTGAGACTAGAAACGTACACGCAAGGTTGTCGTTGGGGTTTACGTCTGCATATGGGCGAA CCCACGTACGCACCGGTTCGGCAGGAAGCATTAGTTTATTTCAGCAATCCGTCCACAGCGTTGCCAGCTCAACATAACGCATCCGAGGAGGAGCTTCGATGTATTCTGGAGTTTCACCAGCAGGGTTACCGGTGA